The following nucleotide sequence is from Bombus huntii isolate Logan2020A chromosome 17, iyBomHunt1.1, whole genome shotgun sequence.
CCACCACAGAAACATTACAAGATTGTGTTTATAAAAGCACCTACTCCACCAACACCAACAGCACCAGCTCTACCACCATTACCGCCTCAAGATGAAGAAAAGACTTTGATCTACGTACTGGTGAAAAAGCCAGAAGAGGCTCCAGAAGTTGTTCTCCCGACTCAAGCACCAACGCAGCCCAGCAAACCAGAAGTCTATTTCATTCGATATAAGACACAGGTAAAGTACACAAAGTTTAAACATTTAAAGCAAAATTATGCTGATGATTGTAAACACATTCGAATGATTGGACGTCAAGTCCAAATCAAATGAGACactaaataaatacaattgtgaatattataaatatttattataataattgcaTTCAAAGAATCTAATCAAGATATCTACTTAATACTGATTGACATAATCATTACTAATgaatgaatattaaaataaacaatattatattacgtacTTTATGAACTGAATTTGTGTTTACCTTCATGTGTATACACAGAGTCACAAATTTGCAgtgtatataaatacatataaagatatgtatgtaaaaaaattaacaCTACTTTAAAGAACCACTTTTATCATTACTATATCCTAtcatatataattacaattgaCATGTAATATCTTATTAttgagaaaaattatttagaaatgaTTTTATCTGGGATTAGAAAATATCTACTATAAGTAAGCAAATAATAATTAGATGttagataaatttaaaaaataactgTTAAAAGTCAATGAAGCACTTATTTATCACAAATACAGGAATTTTTTGAAACAAGTTGTAAAGGGCTGTACTTTTCTTATGTTACAGAAGGAACAACAAAATGCAGAATATGGACCCCCACCACAATCACCTCCTTCAGATAACTATGGCGCTCCACCATCAAGCCCTGGTGGTCCTTATTAAATAATCCTATTCCATAAGAATGCTCTGAATCAAATACTCAAAACACGCGAATCTCGTGAATTATAGAGATTTTAGTCAATAATAACACTCATCATCCATGAGATTTTGAGAAAATCAATCTGTAAGTAATGTTATTACTATTACAAAGTTTTGTGACTTTTACGATTATACTGAGGTACTATTTATCTCTGTCAATGATAGTATACTAAAGACACTTTGTAATGTTAATATCATTAACCATAAGTTGAGATGGAAATTCATGCATAATActtgtattaatttattatatatattacttttatctctattaatttcaaattattatcaaatgaATCAGAAAGAAAGTTATACAATCAGAAATATCTTTTCTGCAAATTTCAACATTATTTTAGAGCACTATTCACAAAGGATTATCACATATAGAAAGTTAACAAATTCAGAAATTTCTGATTAATACAAGATACACaatgaaaattattgtaactaatatatatgtatattttaataaaaaaactaTTTGTACTTTTGTAAAAAGTTTCACTTCATtagttttacatttatttccCCTTTAAAGCTACTGtaatatgaattttctttttcgatcAATATACACAATTCAATAAAAGTAGATCAGAAACtaaagaagatacaaaaatttaatttaatgcaAATTTATTTGGAACAGAATACAAAAGGATAACAAACAATGGTTTACAATTCCAAGtttataattttgatatacaagtatattaaaaaattacttcatttaaaaagatatttttataaataacttgactgtttaaaatataataacaatgaaaaaatattcaatatgtTCGcttgtatatctataaaaaat
It contains:
- the LOC126875001 gene encoding uncharacterized protein LOC126875001 — translated: MLRVGTLVGKFHVSHWSRLSGKTTLLLVASTTVYSKPAPEPPSSYFPPSSGASLSSGSYGPPDRYGPPQQQPVVHKHVYVHVPPPEAPEYKPPKYIPPAAPPQKHYKIVFIKAPTPPTPTAPALPPLPPQDEEKTLIYVLVKKPEEAPEVVLPTQAPTQPSKPEVYFIRYKTQKEQQNAEYGPPPQSPPSDNYGAPPSSPGGPY